In the Pseudomonas orientalis genome, one interval contains:
- a CDS encoding DUF2934 domain-containing protein produces the protein MSNEDKRIRELAHQIWESEGKPHGEDARHWEMARKLAEAEALTPSKPKPAAKPKTAPKPAAKAKPAAPDAAKPAPKKPAAPKKPKP, from the coding sequence ATGAGTAATGAAGACAAACGCATCCGCGAACTGGCGCACCAGATCTGGGAGTCCGAAGGCAAGCCCCACGGTGAAGACGCACGGCACTGGGAAATGGCGCGCAAACTGGCCGAAGCCGAAGCATTGACACCCAGCAAGCCCAAGCCGGCCGCCAAACCCAAGACCGCGCCCAAGCCTGCAGCCAAAGCCAAGCCTGCGGCGCCTGACGCCGCCAAGCCTGCGCCAAAGAAGCCCGCAGCACCGAAAAAGCCCAAACCCTAA
- a CDS encoding malto-oligosyltrehalose synthase, producing MKALPLRATQRLQFHKGFTLDDAVPLVPYFARLGISHLYASPLLKARAGSMHGYDVVDPSCVNPELGGEAALQRLVAALREHDMGLVLDIVSNHMAVGGADNPWWLDLLEWGRLSPYSEFFDIQWHSPDPLLKGQLLMPFLGSDYGEALQSGSLVLKFEAAQGAFYVEHYEHRFPICPRDYALILGNEEPLKPLAERFAALAYQDDAYAEAGWLKQALAERASEVLPAIEQRLAAFDGRTPEGFARLHRLLEEQTYRLASWRTAADDINWRRFFDVNELGGLRVERTAVFEATHGKIFELISAGLIDGLRIDHIDGLADPRGYCRKLRRRVDALSPARHLPIFVEKILGEGETLREDWQVDGTTGYEFMNQLSLMQHHPDGFAPLAELWSRHSERPSAFMDEARLARQQILNGSLGGDFESVAQALLQVARDDVMTRDLTLGAIRRALQELIVHFPVYRTYISARGRSAADDKVFQQAMEGARSTLSEGDWQVLDHLEKWLGGQPWRNRPLGRERKILKHACVRFQQLTSPAAAKAVEDTAFYRSAVLLSRNDVGFSTEQFSAPLADFHGANQQRLKAFPHNLLATATHDHKRGEDTRARLAVLSECAPWYAEQVERWRSLAAPLRETADSPSAGDELILYQVLLGSWPLEPKPDLEAYQQRLWQWQQKALREAKLQSSWSAPNEAYEHGVESFLQRVLLSEAGKPLRDALADAAQAIAPAGALNGLAQTLLHLSVPGVPDVYQGDEFWDFSLVDPDNRRPVDFPARQRALDNPADIGELLSNWRDGRIKQAVMAQVLALRKANVELFSDGAYTALEVVGQQAEHVVAFCREHQGKHVLVVVPRWTRRLLENVLQPLIPAQVWGDTRVKLPFAATTQNWKGLFQTSAVTPDKELLISAALGDFPVNVFINADIQES from the coding sequence GTTGCCGCGTTGCGCGAACACGACATGGGCCTGGTCCTCGATATCGTTTCCAACCATATGGCCGTGGGCGGCGCTGACAACCCCTGGTGGCTGGACCTGCTGGAATGGGGTCGCTTGAGTCCCTACAGCGAATTCTTCGATATTCAATGGCATTCACCGGACCCGCTGCTCAAGGGCCAACTGCTGATGCCGTTCCTGGGCAGCGATTACGGCGAAGCCTTGCAGAGCGGCAGCCTGGTGCTGAAGTTTGAAGCGGCGCAGGGGGCATTTTACGTTGAGCACTACGAACATCGTTTCCCGATCTGCCCACGCGACTATGCGCTGATCCTCGGCAACGAGGAACCGCTCAAGCCGCTGGCCGAGCGCTTCGCCGCCCTGGCGTACCAGGACGACGCCTACGCCGAAGCCGGCTGGCTGAAACAGGCACTGGCCGAGCGCGCCAGCGAGGTGTTACCCGCCATCGAACAGCGCCTCGCCGCGTTCGACGGGCGTACGCCTGAGGGCTTCGCGCGCCTGCATCGGCTGCTGGAAGAGCAGACGTACCGCCTGGCCAGTTGGCGCACCGCGGCGGACGACATCAATTGGCGGCGCTTTTTCGACGTCAACGAACTGGGTGGCCTGCGGGTGGAGCGCACGGCAGTGTTCGAAGCCACCCACGGCAAGATTTTCGAGTTGATCAGCGCAGGCTTGATCGACGGCTTGCGCATCGACCATATCGACGGCCTGGCCGACCCGCGCGGCTATTGCCGCAAGCTGCGCCGCCGAGTGGATGCACTGTCGCCTGCGCGGCATTTGCCGATCTTTGTGGAAAAGATCCTCGGTGAAGGCGAGACCTTGCGCGAAGACTGGCAAGTGGACGGCACCACCGGCTACGAATTCATGAACCAGCTGTCGTTGATGCAGCATCACCCGGACGGTTTCGCGCCGCTGGCCGAGTTATGGTCGCGCCACAGCGAACGGCCATCGGCGTTTATGGACGAAGCACGGCTGGCACGCCAGCAAATCCTCAATGGTTCGTTGGGCGGCGATTTCGAGAGCGTGGCTCAGGCCCTGTTGCAAGTGGCCCGGGACGACGTGATGACCCGCGACCTGACCCTGGGCGCGATCCGCCGGGCGTTGCAGGAACTGATCGTGCATTTCCCGGTATATCGCACCTATATCAGTGCGCGCGGGCGCAGCGCGGCGGACGACAAGGTGTTCCAGCAGGCCATGGAGGGCGCGCGCAGCACCCTGAGCGAGGGCGACTGGCAAGTACTTGACCACTTGGAGAAATGGTTGGGTGGTCAACCCTGGCGCAATCGCCCCCTGGGCCGCGAGCGCAAGATACTCAAGCATGCCTGCGTGCGCTTCCAGCAACTGACCTCGCCCGCTGCGGCCAAGGCCGTGGAAGACACGGCGTTCTATCGCTCGGCGGTGTTGCTGTCGCGTAACGACGTGGGCTTCAGCACCGAGCAGTTCAGCGCGCCGTTGGCCGATTTCCATGGGGCCAACCAGCAGCGTCTGAAAGCCTTCCCGCACAACCTGCTGGCCACCGCCACCCACGACCATAAACGTGGCGAAGATACCCGCGCGCGCCTGGCGGTGCTGAGCGAGTGCGCGCCCTGGTATGCCGAGCAGGTCGAACGCTGGCGCAGCCTGGCCGCGCCGTTGCGCGAGACGGCCGACAGCCCCTCGGCCGGCGACGAGTTGATCCTCTATCAAGTGCTGCTCGGCAGTTGGCCGCTGGAGCCGAAACCTGATCTTGAGGCCTATCAGCAACGCCTGTGGCAGTGGCAGCAGAAAGCCCTGCGCGAAGCCAAACTGCAAAGCAGCTGGAGCGCGCCGAACGAGGCCTATGAACACGGCGTGGAGAGTTTCCTGCAGCGCGTATTGCTCAGTGAAGCCGGCAAGCCATTGCGCGACGCCCTTGCCGACGCCGCCCAGGCCATCGCCCCCGCCGGGGCCTTGAACGGGCTGGCGCAGACTTTGCTGCATCTGAGCGTGCCGGGTGTACCGGACGTGTACCAGGGCGATGAGTTCTGGGACTTCAGCCTGGTCGACCCGGACAACCGGCGCCCGGTGGACTTCCCCGCGCGGCAACGCGCACTGGATAACCCGGCGGACATCGGTGAACTGCTGTCCAACTGGCGCGACGGGCGTATCAAACAGGCGGTGATGGCGCAGGTGCTGGCCTTGCGCAAGGCTAACGTCGAGCTGTTCAGCGACGGTGCCTACACGGCCCTCGAGGTGGTTGGCCAGCAGGCCGAGCACGTTGTTGCTTTTTGCCGCGAGCACCAAGGCAAACACGTGCTCGTGGTGGTGCCGCGCTGGACCCGGCGCCTGCTCGAAAATGTGCTGCAGCCCCTGATTCCTGCCCAGGTTTGGGGCGATACCCGGGTGAAATTACCGTTCGCCGCCACAACACAAAACTGGAAGGGACTTTTTCAGACGAGCGCAGTCACACCAGACAAGGAGCTGTTGATCAGCGCTGCCCTGGGGGATTTCCCGGTCAATGTTTTTATCAATGCCGATATTCAAGAAAGCTGA
- the glgX gene encoding glycogen debranching protein GlgX: MSQPDKASTTPDHEPSRIREGLPFPLGATWDGLGVNFALFSANATKVELCLFDAAGEVELERIELPEYTDEIFHGYLPDAHPGLIYGYRVYGPYDPENGHRFNHNKLLIDPYAKQLVGELKWSEALFGYTIGHPDDDLSFDERDSAPFVPKCKVIDPAHTWGNDQPVRVPWDRTIIYETHLRGISMRHPSVGESVRGTCAGLMEDDVLKHIRQLGVSSVELLPVHAFVNDQHLLEKGMTNYWGYNSIAFFAPDPRYLASGKIAEFKEMVAHLHEQKLEVILDVVYNHTAEGNERGPTLSMRGIDNASYYRLMPDEKRFYINDSGTGNTLDLSHPCVLQMVTDSLRYWATEMHVDGFRFDLATILGRYRDGFDERHSFLVACRQDPILRQLKLIAEPWDCGPGGYQVGNFPPGWVEWNDRFRDTVRAFWKGDDGQLADFAGRMTASGEMFNHRGRRPYSSVNFITAHDGFTLHDLVSYNDKHNEANDENNQDGSNNNLSWNHGVEGPTDDPEINALRLRQMRNFFATLLLAQGTPMIVAGDEFARTQHGNNNAYCQDSEIGWVNWDLDDDGKALLKFVKRLIKLRLAYPILRRGRFLVGDYNEDIGVKDVTWLAPDGNEMTTEQWEDSNGRCLGMLMDGRAQETGIRRAGGDATLLLVVNAHHDMVNFRLPPVPQGEYWNCLLDTNDPAVRGQERFDFEHEYAATGRSLLLFELHHDDEV; the protein is encoded by the coding sequence ATGAGCCAACCCGATAAAGCCTCAACCACGCCGGACCATGAGCCGTCGCGGATTCGTGAAGGCCTGCCCTTCCCGCTTGGCGCCACCTGGGACGGCCTGGGCGTCAACTTTGCGTTGTTTTCCGCCAACGCCACCAAGGTCGAGCTGTGCCTGTTCGACGCTGCCGGCGAAGTGGAGCTGGAGCGCATCGAGCTGCCCGAATACACCGATGAAATCTTCCACGGCTACCTGCCCGACGCCCATCCCGGGCTGATTTACGGCTACCGTGTGTATGGCCCTTACGACCCGGAAAACGGCCATCGCTTCAACCACAACAAATTGCTGATCGACCCCTATGCCAAGCAGTTGGTGGGCGAACTCAAATGGTCCGAAGCGCTGTTCGGCTACACCATCGGCCACCCCGACGACGACCTCAGCTTCGACGAACGCGACAGCGCACCGTTCGTGCCCAAGTGCAAGGTCATCGACCCGGCGCACACCTGGGGCAACGACCAGCCGGTGCGAGTGCCATGGGACCGCACGATCATCTATGAAACCCACCTGCGCGGCATCAGCATGCGCCACCCTTCGGTCGGCGAATCCGTGCGCGGTACCTGCGCGGGGCTGATGGAAGACGACGTGCTCAAGCATATCCGTCAGTTGGGGGTTTCCTCGGTCGAGCTGTTGCCGGTACATGCCTTCGTCAACGACCAGCATTTGCTGGAAAAAGGCATGACCAATTACTGGGGCTACAACAGCATTGCGTTTTTCGCCCCCGACCCGCGCTACCTGGCCAGCGGCAAGATCGCCGAGTTCAAGGAGATGGTCGCGCACCTGCATGAGCAGAAGCTCGAAGTGATCCTCGACGTGGTCTACAACCACACCGCCGAAGGCAACGAGCGCGGCCCTACCCTGTCCATGCGCGGCATCGACAACGCCTCGTACTACCGGCTGATGCCCGATGAAAAGCGTTTCTACATCAATGATTCCGGCACCGGCAACACCCTGGACCTGAGTCACCCGTGCGTGCTGCAGATGGTCACCGACTCCCTGCGTTACTGGGCCACCGAGATGCACGTCGACGGCTTCCGCTTCGACCTGGCGACGATCCTCGGGCGCTACCGCGACGGTTTCGACGAACGTCACAGTTTCCTTGTAGCGTGCCGCCAGGACCCTATCCTGCGCCAGCTCAAACTGATCGCCGAACCCTGGGACTGCGGGCCAGGCGGCTATCAGGTGGGCAACTTCCCGCCGGGCTGGGTGGAATGGAACGACCGTTTCCGCGACACCGTGCGCGCCTTCTGGAAAGGCGACGACGGCCAACTGGCGGACTTTGCCGGGCGCATGACCGCCTCGGGCGAGATGTTCAACCACCGTGGACGCCGGCCTTACAGCTCGGTGAACTTCATTACCGCCCACGACGGGTTCACCCTGCACGACCTGGTGTCGTACAACGACAAGCACAACGAAGCCAACGACGAGAACAACCAGGACGGCAGCAATAACAACCTGTCGTGGAACCATGGCGTCGAAGGCCCCACCGACGACCCGGAAATCAACGCGCTGCGTCTGCGCCAGATGCGCAACTTCTTCGCCACTCTGCTGCTGGCCCAAGGCACGCCGATGATCGTGGCCGGGGACGAATTCGCCCGCACCCAGCACGGCAACAACAATGCCTACTGCCAGGACAGCGAGATCGGTTGGGTCAACTGGGACCTGGACGACGACGGCAAGGCCCTGCTCAAGTTCGTCAAGCGCCTGATCAAGCTGCGCCTGGCGTACCCGATCCTGCGCCGTGGGCGCTTCCTGGTCGGCGACTACAATGAAGATATCGGTGTAAAAGACGTCACCTGGCTGGCGCCGGATGGCAATGAAATGACCACCGAGCAGTGGGAAGACAGCAATGGTCGCTGCCTGGGCATGCTGATGGATGGCCGCGCCCAGGAAACCGGGATTCGCCGTGCCGGCGGCGATGCGACGTTGTTGCTGGTGGTCAACGCCCATCACGACATGGTCAATTTCCGCCTGCCACCGGTGCCTCAGGGCGAGTACTGGAATTGCCTGCTCGATACCAATGACCCGGCAGTCCGTGGCCAGGAGCGCTTTGACTTTGAGCACGAGTACGCCGCCACCGGCCGCTCGCTGCTGCTGTTTGAGCTGCATCACGACGACGAGGTGTGA
- a CDS encoding acyl-CoA dehydrogenase family protein — MALHGFLSGYRGYANTQALGNALKDLQEEGLDQLPLPGSGQTLERYSGLAQVAGHDLRLCKLFEGHTDALAIIAELDSPLPPLGSTWGMWAAEPPSAKVRVRRDGQRLIVDGRKAWCSGASVVSHGLLTAWDEDDRQQLVAVLMDQPGVRVTDDGWDAVGMAATGSVEVVFHEARGLAVGGPGDYLARPGFWHGGIGIAACWYGGAQRLAEVLREQCGKHPEPHAMAHLGAVDSALNSAACVLRASAMQVDRAPTADARLLAQQVRACVEETVEQVIHHVGRAVGAGPYCKDPHFAQLMADLPVYVRQSHAERDLAALGEQVAGEPSGRWQL, encoded by the coding sequence ATGGCGTTGCACGGATTCCTTTCCGGCTACCGGGGCTATGCGAATACGCAAGCCCTGGGTAATGCCTTAAAGGACCTTCAGGAGGAAGGTCTGGACCAGCTGCCGTTGCCCGGCAGCGGCCAGACGCTGGAGCGTTACAGCGGGCTGGCGCAAGTCGCCGGCCACGACCTGCGCTTGTGCAAGCTGTTTGAAGGCCACACCGATGCACTGGCGATCATTGCCGAACTCGACAGCCCGCTGCCGCCGTTGGGCAGCACCTGGGGGATGTGGGCCGCCGAACCGCCGAGCGCCAAGGTGCGCGTGCGGCGCGACGGCCAAAGGCTGATCGTCGACGGGCGTAAAGCCTGGTGCTCGGGGGCATCCGTTGTCTCGCACGGGTTGTTGACTGCGTGGGATGAAGACGATCGCCAGCAACTGGTGGCCGTGCTGATGGACCAGCCCGGCGTCAGGGTGACGGACGACGGCTGGGACGCGGTGGGCATGGCGGCCACCGGCAGTGTCGAGGTCGTCTTTCATGAGGCCCGAGGGCTTGCGGTGGGCGGGCCAGGCGACTACCTGGCCCGCCCAGGCTTCTGGCACGGCGGCATCGGCATCGCGGCGTGCTGGTATGGCGGGGCGCAGCGCCTGGCCGAAGTGCTGCGCGAGCAGTGCGGCAAGCATCCCGAACCCCATGCCATGGCCCACCTCGGCGCGGTGGACAGCGCCTTGAACAGTGCGGCGTGCGTGCTGCGCGCCAGTGCAATGCAGGTCGACCGGGCCCCGACCGCCGACGCCCGGCTCCTGGCCCAGCAGGTGCGCGCGTGCGTGGAGGAAACCGTCGAGCAGGTGATCCATCATGTCGGCCGTGCCGTAGGCGCGGGGCCTTATTGCAAGGACCCGCACTTCGCCCAATTGATGGCCGACTTGCCGGTGTACGTACGTCAAAGTCATGCCGAGCGGGACCTGGCAGCCCTGGGCGAACAAGTCGCCGGCGAACCGTCCGGGAGGTGGCAGTTATGA